Within the Xyrauchen texanus isolate HMW12.3.18 unplaced genomic scaffold, RBS_HiC_50CHRs HiC_scaffold_1098, whole genome shotgun sequence genome, the region atttatccctttacagtcgacctttaaacctcagaggcttgattagcctagtacaggaccgggtgtgtatgatcacgacccggccccggcctctgccctgccacaattagTTATTAGTACTATTAAGTTTTATGATTTGTTGAACGTTGGAATCTATTAATGATGTTTTCTaaagctgtgtgcattttccaacaTTTGCAATTAAACCACAAAGTAACTCAAACCCAAGTGTAGCAgtgatttaatgcatttaacaagCATGTCTAACAACATCCTTTGATTTCAAATATGTTTCataaaatgaactttacacagtgTGTGCTAGCTGTGAAGATAATACTTGATGGCTCTGGTAATGTTTAATCTGATTATATTACCTGAGTCGCCCCAGTGTTTTCTCCATGAAAAGGAAAGTAAATCTCTGTATAGACACCTCATGAGCATTTGTACGATTTACAGTAGAGATGACAATTGTTTCATCTGAATTTTTATATGAAGATGTTCCTACATAAATTGATTATTATATGAAGATGTACCAATTGATTATTATCTCACTTCTGCTGGTGAACTCTGATGGTATGTATAAACCATTTACACTTTGAGTtacaatgttttctttttgtagGTATAGTTTCTTATTCATAGATTGTAGAATGTTTCAAAATTTCAGACAACTCGCTTACATTTTCTGTCTTTCAGGCTTTCAGGTGCGAGGTCCCTCTGGTCCTCTAGATGTTCCTCTGGGAGGTTCAGTGGTTTTGCCCTGTTATGTCGACAAACCCTTAACAATGGAGGGTCTGGAGGTGGATTGGAGAAGATCAGACACAGAGACTCTGGTTCATCTGTATCAAGATGGTGAGAGTCGACCAGAGGTCCAGCAGCAGGATTATCATGATAGAGCTCATTTCTTTACTGACCAGATTCAACACGGAAACTTCTCCCTCCTGTTGATCAATGTGACAGCTGAAGATGAGGGAAAGTACAGATGTAAAGTTTTCAGTGGGCAGGATTCTGGTGAAACTGTGGTCGAAATAAAACATGTTGGTAAGAATCTCGTTGAGGTGCATATTAACGTTGAATAATAAAATTGTACGCTGTATATTTGCAACTGTTCCTTTTTTCAGAGCGTTTGATAGTCTCGGGATCAGATCACTCCATATCTGCGTATGCGGGTGAAGACGTCActctgaactgctctgtggactcTCACATCACACCTGAAGAGATTGAAGAGCTTTCATGGAAGAAAACAGATAAAGATGGAGATATTCTGGTCCTGCTCTACCAAAACAATGAACCTTTACCCGAATCATCACATGAGCAATACAGAGACAGAGTTGAGTTCTTCACTGATGAAATCTCCAAAGGAAACTTCTCTCTCAGACTGAAGAGTGTCAGAACTGAAGATAAAGGAGTTTATATGTGTCAAGTGTTTGCTGGAGGAGTTTCAGCCGACACAACTGTAGAACTGGAACAACTGGGTGAGTCACAGATAAATaagaaaaacacataaatgcaatAATTGAAGATTAAACTGATATATGAGTTTTATACAGTTTAGTTGTTTAGTTGCATGTAAATtgaattagcattttaaatgtgacAGTAACAGTTTGAGTTTGATCTTGTTCATTAACTGCTTCAGTTCTTCAGAAACTCTTTCAAAGTAAAGTCTGAATATTTACTCCTGTTTGTGGACAAAAAGCACCTCAGTCACCTCTAATGTGGGATAGTCCTgctttaggggtgtgtgtgtgtgtgtgtgtgtgtgtgtgtgtgtgtgtgtgtgtgtgtttgtgtgtgtgtgtgtctgtgttttggtCAGTATTTTGTTTCTATTAATATTGCAGGTGTGGCactttacataaatacttttgGCCGTGTGCATTTACAGATGTGTCAAACCCATTTTAAGTCAAGATCCTTTAACACAGgctgatgttttatttgttaaatatttctGGGGCTTATAACTTTATGCCACTGTAAAAACCAATAAAACaaaagagaacacaaagaattgattaaatgtaataaaactgaGACCCAGTTGCAAGAAACACTTTCAGTAAAGAAAACTCTTTATGACAAAACAGTTACAATCGTTTTACTGTAAGGGATTACTTGTAACTGGTTACATTTAGATTACAATTacatatattaatcaaacaagGACTCACTTCTGTCCACAAATGAGTTACTAGGAGTGCTACTTGGGTGTTGAGAGATGTGTTCCTTTGATGCTCTTCAGTTTGGAGATCCAAAATGTTTCCCAAATAAACAGAAAGTCTGAGGCACTCAAAAGGAATATaagtttaaaaagcctttatttaaacttggctatccattaaaaaacatatgCCAACATGTTTCGGCCTCTTTGGCCTTCCTCAGGGCAAATTCAAAATGGCAGTCCGTAGACTGCATGCTATATATCTGCATGTGGTCACATGACCTAGAAGCACAGGTGCTCATCTGCACATATCACCTGATAGAGAGCAATTACAACAAGTTACTTTAGATAAGACAAGTCACATTTTCAGCATCAGGAtagtttaaaatatcaatataaatagaTACATATAGCAAGAGGTTACTTTATATAAGACAAGTTACAAAAATATTACATtgtaaaacatattatatttcaTTTCATGCTCTAAAATAtgtgcagtctctctctctctttagtgcTGCCTAACGGCGTGTGCGACTTCACGATGATATTGGTCCCGGTCTAGCACGGTGTGTAGAGTTTGTGCTGTTGATAATTGTAGCCATGTTTTGATGTTACTGAGCCATGTCGTTTTTGGCCGTCCTGGTCGTTTTTTCCCTTCGATTTTTCCTTCCAGGATTTGCTTTAATAGCTGGTATTTGTGGTCGTTTCGGGCAATGTGGCCTAGATAGTAACACTTCCTGCTAATGATGGTCTTCAGCAGTTGCCTATCAGTGCCCATATCCTGCAGAACTTGTTTATTGGTGATTTTGGCTGTCCATGGGATTTTCAGCATTCTTCGATACAGCCACATCTCGAAAGCTTCGAGCCTTTTTGTTGCTGCTGTCGTCAGTGTCCATGTCTCTACTCCGTACAGCAAAATTGACCAGATGTAGCATTTCAGTGTGCGCAGTTTCAGTGATGTACTCAAGTTGCGGTCTGCAAGGAGTGTTTTCCATCTAATAAATGCTTGCCTTGCTTGTTCAATTCTGCTCCTGATTTCGACTTCATGGTTCAACTGATCGTCAATGATTACACCGAGGTATTTAAATCGGTGTACTTGTTCCAATTTTTCGTTGCCAAGCTTGATTGTTATTTCGCTTGTAGTTCGGCTGACCTTCATaacctttgttttctttttattaattcgTAAGCCCCATATTTGACTCTCTGTGGCAACCTCGTCCAAGATTTGTTGTAGGCCTTGTTCCGAATCGGCCAGCAGTGCAGTGTCGTCTGCATACCTGATGTTGTTGATGTATTGTCCATTGACTTTAATACCAATGTTTTTATCTGCTAGTGTTTGATCAAAAATCTGCTCCGAGTAGATGTTGAAAAGACTGGGTGAAAGTGGGCAGCCTTGTCGTACACCTTTTTGTATTGGTGTTGGGTCTGTCAATTCGTTGTCATATCGAAGTTGGGCTGTTTGCTTCCAATAAAGAGCAATGATGAAGTTGATGTCGTTTTTATCTAGTCCCAGTTGTTTTAACAGAGCTGCTAGTCGGTCGTGGTCTACTGAGTCAAAGGCTTTCTCGTAATCTATGAAGCAGATGTACACTTCTTTCTGATGTTCGTAGCACCGCTGTAGTAGTATCTGTAGACAGAAGATTGCTTCTCTTGTGCCTAGTCCTTTGCAGAAGCCAAACT harbors:
- the LOC127641580 gene encoding butyrophilin-like protein 2 produces the protein MYQLIIISLLLVNSDGFQVRGPSGPLDVPLGGSVVLPCYVDKPLTMEGLEVDWRRSDTETLVHLYQDGESRPEVQQQDYHDRAHFFTDQIQHGNFSLLLINVTAEDEGKYRCKVFSGQDSGETVVEIKHVERLIVSGSDHSISAYAGEDVTLNCSVDSHITPEEIEELSWKKTDKDGDILVLLYQNNEPLPESSHEQYRDRVEFFTDEISKGNFSLRLKSVRTEDKGVYMCQVFAGGVSADTTVELEQLGESQINKKNT